The following are encoded together in the Streptomyces sp. NBC_01465 genome:
- a CDS encoding zinc-binding dehydrogenase: MFAAYAARIDPDQPLSGLELGERPAPVDRPGWTTVTVRAASLNHHDLWSLRGVGLGQEALPMILGCDAAGIDQDGNEVVLHSVIGEKGYGVGAKERRSILTEKYQGTFAEQVTVPEWNVLRKPKELSFAEAACLPTAWLTAYRMLFTNAGVRPGDSVLVQGAGGGVATAAIVLGRAAGLRVYATSRDEAKRKRAVELGAVEAYESGARLPERVDAVIETVGAATWSHSVKSLKPGGTLVISGATSGSNPPAAELTRIFFLELKVVGSTMGSKDELEDLLAFCAATGVRPVIDEVLPLDRAREGFERMASGELFGKIVLSVN; encoded by the coding sequence ATGTTCGCCGCCTACGCAGCCCGCATCGACCCTGACCAGCCGCTCAGCGGCCTTGAGTTGGGGGAGCGTCCCGCCCCCGTCGACCGACCGGGCTGGACCACCGTCACCGTCCGCGCCGCCTCCCTCAATCACCACGACCTCTGGTCGCTGCGGGGCGTCGGCCTCGGGCAGGAGGCCCTCCCGATGATCCTCGGCTGTGATGCCGCGGGCATCGACCAGGACGGCAACGAGGTCGTCCTGCACTCCGTCATCGGCGAGAAGGGGTACGGCGTCGGCGCGAAGGAGCGCCGCTCCATCCTCACCGAGAAGTACCAGGGCACCTTCGCCGAGCAGGTCACCGTCCCCGAGTGGAACGTCCTGCGCAAGCCCAAGGAGCTCAGCTTCGCGGAGGCCGCCTGTCTGCCCACCGCCTGGCTCACCGCGTACCGCATGCTCTTCACCAACGCCGGTGTGCGCCCCGGGGATTCGGTCCTCGTGCAGGGTGCGGGCGGCGGGGTCGCGACCGCCGCGATCGTCCTCGGCAGGGCTGCGGGCCTGCGGGTCTACGCCACCAGCCGCGACGAGGCCAAGCGCAAGCGCGCCGTCGAGCTCGGCGCGGTCGAGGCGTACGAGAGCGGGGCGCGACTCCCCGAGCGCGTGGACGCGGTCATCGAGACGGTCGGCGCCGCCACCTGGTCGCACTCCGTCAAGTCGCTGAAGCCCGGCGGGACTCTGGTCATCTCGGGCGCCACGTCGGGCTCGAACCCGCCCGCCGCCGAGCTGACCCGGATCTTCTTCCTGGAGCTCAAGGTCGTCGGCTCCACGATGGGCTCCAAGGACGAGCTGGAGGATCTCCTCGCCTTCTGCGCGGCGACGGGTGTGCGGCCCGTGATCGACGAGGTGCTGCCGCTGGACCGGGCGCGCGAGGGGTTCGAGCGGATGGCCTCCGGCGAGCTCTTCGGGAAGATCGTGCTGAGCGTCAACTAA
- a CDS encoding DUF6104 family protein, with protein MYFTDRGIEELEKRRGEEEVTFEWLAEQLRTFVDLNPDFEVPVERLATWLARLDDEDEDE; from the coding sequence ATGTACTTCACGGACCGTGGCATCGAGGAACTGGAGAAGCGGCGGGGCGAGGAAGAGGTCACCTTCGAGTGGCTCGCCGAGCAGCTGCGTACGTTCGTCGACCTCAACCCCGACTTCGAGGTTCCCGTCGAGCGGCTGGCCACCTGGCTGGCGCGGCTGGACGACGAGGACGAGGACGAGTAG
- a CDS encoding multifunctional oxoglutarate decarboxylase/oxoglutarate dehydrogenase thiamine pyrophosphate-binding subunit/dihydrolipoyllysine-residue succinyltransferase subunit has product MSSQSPSNSSISTDQAGQGKSPAAAFGPNEWLVDEIYQQYLQDPNSVDRAWWDFFADYKPGNAAAPEAPAAPAAPAAAAAGAAVAPPAPAAQTPAPVQATPAPAKPATQAPAPAAAPAPAAPAAKPAAAAPAPAKAAPAAQAAPAAEAPAGPEFVTLRGPAAAVAKNMNASVEVPTATSVRALPVKLLFDNRIVINNHLKRARGGKISFTHLIGFAMVQAIKAMPSMNYSFVEKDGKPTLVKPAHINFGLAIDLVKPNGDRQLVVAGIKKAETLNFFEFWQAYEDIVRRARDNKLTMDDFTGVTVSLTNPGGLGTVHSVPRLMPGQSVIMGVGSMDYPAEFQGTSQDTLNKLGISKVMTLTSTYDHRVIQGAASGEFLRVVANLLLGESGFYDEIFEALRIPYEPVRWLKDIDVSHDDDVTKAARVFELIHSYRVRGHVMADTDPLEYKQRKHPDLDIIEHGLTLWDLEREFAVGGFAGKSMMKLRDILGVLRDSYCRTTGVEFMHIQDPKQRKWIQDRIERPHSKPEREEQLRILRRLNAAEAFETFLQTKYVGQKRFSLEGGESVIPLLDAVIDSAAESRLDEVVIGMAHRGRLNVLANIVGKSYAQIFREFEGNLDPKSMHGSGDVKYHLGAQGTFTGLDGEQIKVSLAANPSHLETVDPVIEGIVRAKQDIINKGGTDFTVLPVALHGDAAFAGQGVVAETLNMSQLRGYRTGGTVHIVINNQVGFTAAPESSRSSMYATDVARMIEAPIFHVNGDDPEAVVRVARLAFEFRQAFNKDVVIDLICYRRRGHNESDNPAFTQPLMYDLIDKKRSVRKLYTESLIGRGDITLEEAEQALQDFQGQLEKVFAEVREAVANPASAPLPDPQAAFPVAVTTAISAETVKRIAESQVNIPDRVTVHPRLLPQLQRRAAMVEDGTIDWGMGETLAIGSLLLEGTPVRLSGQDSRRGTFGQRHAVLIDRETGEDFTPLLYLSEDQARYNVYDSLLSEYAVMGFEYGYSLARPESLVMWEAQFGDFVNGAQSVIDEYISAAEQKWGQHSGVTLLLPHGYEGQGPDHSSARPERFLQMCAQDNMTVAMPTLPSNYFHLLRWQVHNPHHKPLVVFTPKSMLRLKAAASKAEEFTTGGFRPVIGDATVDPSAVRKVVFCAGKVYYDLEAERQKRGSTDTAIIRLERLYPLPGAEVQAEIAKYPNAEKYLWAQEEPANQGAWPFIALNLIDHLDLAVGADVPHGERLRRISRPHSSSPAVGSAKRHQAEQEQLVHEVFDA; this is encoded by the coding sequence GTGTCGTCTCAGTCCCCCAGTAACTCGAGCATCTCGACCGACCAAGCGGGGCAGGGCAAGAGCCCTGCCGCGGCCTTCGGTCCCAATGAGTGGCTCGTCGATGAGATCTACCAGCAGTACCTCCAGGACCCGAATTCGGTCGATCGTGCCTGGTGGGACTTCTTCGCCGACTACAAGCCGGGCAATGCCGCGGCGCCGGAGGCCCCTGCCGCCCCCGCCGCTCCGGCCGCCGCAGCCGCGGGGGCTGCGGTAGCCCCGCCTGCCCCGGCTGCTCAGACCCCGGCTCCGGTCCAGGCCACGCCTGCCCCGGCCAAGCCGGCCACCCAGGCCCCGGCTCCCGCAGCCGCACCCGCGCCCGCCGCTCCTGCGGCGAAGCCCGCGGCCGCTGCCCCGGCGCCCGCCAAGGCCGCTCCGGCCGCCCAGGCGGCCCCTGCTGCCGAAGCCCCGGCCGGTCCGGAGTTCGTCACCCTGCGCGGCCCCGCCGCCGCGGTCGCGAAGAACATGAACGCCTCCGTGGAGGTCCCGACGGCCACGTCCGTCCGCGCCCTCCCCGTGAAGCTGCTCTTCGACAACCGCATCGTCATCAACAACCACCTCAAGCGCGCCCGCGGCGGGAAGATCTCCTTCACGCACCTCATCGGGTTCGCCATGGTGCAGGCCATCAAGGCCATGCCGTCGATGAACTACTCCTTCGTGGAGAAGGACGGCAAGCCGACCCTGGTCAAGCCGGCGCACATCAACTTCGGCCTCGCCATCGACCTGGTGAAGCCCAACGGCGACCGTCAGCTGGTCGTCGCGGGCATCAAGAAGGCCGAGACCCTGAACTTCTTCGAGTTCTGGCAGGCCTACGAGGACATCGTCCGTCGCGCCCGCGACAACAAGCTGACGATGGACGACTTCACCGGCGTGACGGTCTCCCTCACCAACCCCGGCGGCCTCGGCACCGTCCACTCGGTCCCCCGCCTGATGCCCGGACAGTCGGTCATCATGGGCGTCGGCTCGATGGACTACCCGGCCGAATTCCAGGGCACGAGCCAGGACACCCTGAACAAGCTCGGCATCTCGAAGGTCATGACGCTCACGTCGACCTACGACCACCGGGTCATCCAGGGCGCCGCCTCCGGCGAGTTCCTCCGTGTCGTCGCCAACCTGCTCCTCGGCGAGAGCGGCTTCTACGACGAGATCTTCGAAGCCCTGCGCATCCCGTACGAGCCGGTCCGCTGGCTCAAGGACATCGACGTCTCCCACGACGACGACGTCACCAAGGCCGCGCGCGTCTTCGAGCTCATCCACTCCTACCGGGTCCGCGGCCACGTCATGGCCGACACCGACCCGCTGGAGTACAAGCAGCGCAAGCACCCCGACCTCGACATCATCGAGCACGGCCTCACCCTGTGGGACCTGGAGCGCGAGTTCGCGGTCGGCGGTTTCGCCGGCAAGTCGATGATGAAGCTGCGCGACATCCTGGGCGTGCTCCGCGACTCGTACTGCCGCACCACGGGCGTCGAGTTCATGCACATCCAGGACCCGAAGCAGCGCAAGTGGATCCAGGACCGCATCGAGCGCCCGCACTCCAAGCCGGAGCGCGAGGAGCAGCTGCGGATCCTGCGCCGCCTGAACGCCGCCGAGGCGTTCGAGACCTTCCTGCAGACGAAGTACGTCGGCCAGAAGCGGTTCTCCCTGGAGGGCGGCGAGTCCGTCATCCCGCTGCTCGACGCGGTCATCGACAGCGCCGCGGAGTCCCGCCTGGACGAGGTCGTCATCGGCATGGCCCACCGCGGCCGCCTCAACGTCCTCGCCAACATCGTCGGCAAGTCGTACGCGCAGATCTTCCGCGAGTTCGAGGGCAACCTCGACCCGAAGTCGATGCACGGCTCCGGCGACGTCAAGTACCACCTGGGCGCCCAGGGCACCTTCACGGGCCTCGACGGCGAGCAGATCAAGGTCTCGCTGGCCGCGAACCCGTCCCACCTGGAGACGGTCGACCCGGTCATCGAGGGCATCGTCCGCGCCAAGCAGGACATCATCAACAAGGGCGGCACGGACTTCACGGTCCTGCCCGTCGCCCTGCACGGTGACGCGGCCTTCGCGGGCCAGGGCGTGGTGGCCGAGACGCTCAACATGTCGCAGCTGCGCGGCTACCGCACGGGCGGCACGGTCCACATCGTCATCAACAACCAGGTCGGCTTCACGGCGGCTCCCGAGTCGTCGCGCTCCTCCATGTACGCCACGGACGTGGCCCGCATGATCGAGGCGCCGATCTTCCACGTGAACGGCGACGACCCCGAGGCCGTCGTCCGCGTTGCCCGACTGGCCTTCGAGTTCCGCCAGGCGTTCAACAAGGACGTCGTCATCGACCTCATCTGCTACCGCCGCCGCGGTCACAACGAGTCGGACAACCCGGCGTTCACCCAGCCGCTGATGTACGACCTGATCGACAAGAAGCGCTCGGTGCGCAAGCTCTACACCGAGTCCCTCATCGGCCGGGGCGACATCACCCTCGAGGAAGCGGAGCAGGCGCTCCAGGACTTCCAGGGCCAGCTGGAGAAGGTCTTCGCCGAGGTGCGCGAAGCCGTCGCGAACCCCGCGTCGGCCCCGCTCCCCGACCCGCAGGCCGCGTTCCCGGTGGCCGTCACCACGGCGATCTCCGCGGAGACCGTCAAGCGGATCGCCGAATCGCAGGTCAACATCCCCGACCGCGTCACCGTCCACCCGCGCCTGCTGCCCCAGCTGCAGCGCCGCGCGGCCATGGTCGAGGACGGCACGATCGACTGGGGCATGGGCGAGACCCTCGCCATCGGCTCGCTCCTCCTGGAGGGCACCCCGGTGCGCCTCTCGGGCCAGGACTCGCGCCGCGGCACGTTCGGCCAGCGCCACGCGGTCCTCATCGACCGGGAAACCGGCGAGGACTTCACCCCGCTGCTGTACCTCTCCGAGGACCAGGCGCGCTACAACGTCTACGACTCCCTCCTCTCCGAGTACGCGGTGATGGGCTTCGAGTACGGCTACTCGCTGGCCCGCCCCGAGTCGCTCGTCATGTGGGAGGCCCAGTTCGGCGACTTCGTCAACGGCGCCCAGTCGGTCATCGACGAGTACATCTCGGCGGCCGAGCAGAAGTGGGGCCAGCACTCGGGCGTCACGCTGCTCCTCCCGCACGGCTACGAGGGCCAGGGCCCGGACCACTCGTCCGCACGCCCCGAGCGCTTCCTCCAGATGTGCGCGCAGGACAACATGACGGTCGCCATGCCGACCCTCCCGTCGAACTACTTCCACCTCCTGCGGTGGCAGGTGCACAACCCGCACCACAAGCCGCTGGTGGTCTTCACCCCGAAGTCGATGCTCCGCCTCAAGGCGGCCGCGTCGAAGGCGGAGGAGTTCACGACGGGCGGCTTCCGCCCCGTCATCGGCGACGCGACCGTGGACCCGTCCGCGGTCCGCAAGGTCGTCTTCTGCGCCGGCAAGGTCTACTACGACCTGGAGGCCGAGCGTCAGAAGCGCGGCTCGACGGACACGGCGATCATCCGCCTGGAACGCCTCTACCCCCTCCCGGGTGCCGAGGTCCAGGCCGAGATCGCCAAGTACCCGAACGCCGAGAAGTACCTCTGGGCCCAGGAGGAGCCGGCGAACCAGGGCGCATGGCCCTTCATCGCCCTCAACCTGATCGACCACCTGGACCTGGCCGTCGGCGCGGACGTCCCGCACGGCGAGCGCCTGCGCCGCATCTCGCGCCCGCACAGCTCGTCCCCGGCGGTCGGTTCGGCCAAGCGCCACCAGGCCGAGCAGGAGCAGCTGGTGCACGAGGTGTTCGACGCGTAG
- a CDS encoding response regulator transcription factor, giving the protein MEQTHTTHNGVAATPGAQRRVLVVEDDATIVDAIAARLRAEGFQVQTAVDGPAAVDAAEAWQPDLMVLDVMLPGFDGLEVCRRVQAQRPVPVLMLTARDDETDMLVGLGVGADDYMTKPFSMRELAARVHVLLRRVERATIAASTPRSGILRLGELEIDHAQRRVRVRNDDVHLTPTEFDLLVCLANTPRAVLSREQLLAEVWDWADASGTRTVDSHIKALRRKIGAERIRTVHGVGYALETPAP; this is encoded by the coding sequence ATGGAGCAGACACACACCACCCACAACGGCGTCGCGGCAACGCCGGGCGCCCAGCGCCGGGTGCTCGTCGTCGAGGACGACGCGACGATCGTCGACGCCATCGCAGCCCGGCTCCGCGCCGAGGGCTTCCAGGTGCAGACGGCCGTCGACGGACCCGCGGCCGTGGACGCGGCCGAGGCGTGGCAGCCGGACCTGATGGTCCTCGACGTGATGCTGCCGGGCTTCGACGGACTCGAGGTCTGCCGCCGTGTGCAGGCGCAGAGGCCGGTCCCGGTCCTGATGCTCACGGCACGCGACGACGAGACCGACATGCTGGTCGGGCTCGGAGTGGGCGCCGACGACTACATGACCAAGCCGTTCTCGATGCGCGAACTGGCCGCCAGGGTCCACGTACTGCTGCGGCGGGTGGAGCGGGCGACGATCGCCGCCTCGACTCCGCGCAGCGGGATCCTGCGCCTGGGCGAGCTGGAGATCGACCACGCGCAGCGTCGCGTACGGGTGCGCAACGACGACGTCCATCTGACGCCCACCGAGTTCGACCTCCTGGTCTGCCTGGCGAACACGCCCCGCGCCGTCCTCTCGCGCGAGCAGCTGCTCGCCGAGGTGTGGGACTGGGCCGACGCGTCGGGCACCCGTACCGTCGACAGCCACATCAAGGCGCTGCGCCGGAAGATCGGCGCGGAGCGGATCCGCACCGTCCACGGTGTGGGCTACGCCCTGGAGACCCCGGCGCCGTGA
- a CDS encoding Clp protease N-terminal domain-containing protein, with product MFERFTQSARGVVEGAVVRAERAGDPAVTEEHLLLALLDQEGTRSSFAFSSLGVAERRASVERGLEQARRRGGMSRADTEALAGLGIDVDAIVGRVEEAHGEGALAKRRPVRRGRHRLTPGAKDTLTRTLRVAVGHGDRRIGDEHFLLALTARPGVVADVLGEHGVSYGAVERVLYGGE from the coding sequence ATGTTCGAGCGATTCACGCAGAGCGCGCGTGGAGTGGTCGAGGGCGCGGTCGTACGGGCGGAGCGCGCCGGGGATCCGGCCGTGACGGAGGAACATCTGCTGCTGGCCCTCCTCGACCAGGAGGGGACCCGTTCGTCCTTCGCCTTCTCCTCGCTGGGAGTCGCCGAGCGGCGCGCCTCGGTGGAGCGGGGCCTTGAGCAGGCGCGCCGGCGGGGCGGGATGTCGCGGGCCGACACGGAGGCGCTGGCCGGGCTCGGGATCGATGTCGACGCGATCGTGGGCCGGGTCGAGGAGGCGCACGGGGAGGGCGCGCTGGCGAAGCGGAGGCCGGTGCGGCGGGGGCGGCATCGGCTCACCCCGGGCGCGAAGGACACGCTGACGCGGACGCTGCGGGTGGCCGTGGGGCACGGGGACCGGCGGATCGGCGACGAGCACTTTCTGCTGGCGCTGACGGCTCGGCCGGGGGTGGTGGCTGATGTGCTCGGTGAGCACGGGGTGAGTTATGGGGCCGTGGAGCGCGTGCTCTACGGGGGCGAGTAG
- a CDS encoding helix-turn-helix domain-containing protein: MSDATELAQAASDSDPRTGLRAVAALRRLLEQLESVQVRSARNKGWSWQEIAAELGVSRQAVHKKHGRQ, encoded by the coding sequence ATGAGCGATGCGACAGAGCTCGCCCAAGCGGCGAGCGACAGCGATCCGCGGACCGGGCTGCGGGCGGTGGCCGCGCTGCGGCGACTGCTCGAGCAGCTCGAGTCCGTACAGGTGCGCAGTGCGCGCAACAAGGGCTGGTCGTGGCAGGAGATCGCGGCCGAACTCGGTGTCAGCAGGCAGGCGGTCCACAAGAAGCACGGGAGGCAGTGA
- a CDS encoding spermidine synthase → MQEQARTVDRREGPYGEVVLRSRGEHYEIIANGCFLMDTSDGRSERLLIDVAMDALDSRSEPSVLIGGLGVGFSLAHAAADPRWGRIAVVERETAIVDWHREGPLSRISGAALADPRTVILPTDLVVFVQTNDERFDALCLDIDNGPDWTVTDGNSSLYGPAGLAACRDRLKPGGILAVWSAQPSEAFETAMRNAGFEQVRTEEIAVARGVPDVVHLGVRPA, encoded by the coding sequence GTGCAGGAGCAGGCGCGCACGGTGGACCGGCGCGAGGGCCCGTACGGCGAGGTCGTACTGCGCAGCCGCGGCGAGCACTACGAGATCATCGCCAACGGGTGCTTCCTGATGGACACGTCGGACGGCCGGTCCGAGCGGCTGCTGATCGACGTGGCGATGGACGCCCTCGACAGCCGCAGCGAGCCGAGCGTCCTGATCGGCGGCCTCGGCGTCGGTTTCTCCCTCGCCCACGCCGCGGCCGACCCGCGCTGGGGACGCATCGCGGTCGTCGAGCGGGAGACCGCCATCGTCGACTGGCACCGGGAAGGGCCTCTCTCCCGCATCTCGGGGGCCGCTCTCGCCGATCCGAGGACTGTGATCCTGCCCACCGATCTCGTCGTATTCGTCCAGACCAATGATGAGCGCTTTGACGCACTCTGTCTGGATATCGACAACGGGCCCGACTGGACGGTTACCGACGGAAACTCGAGCCTCTACGGCCCGGCGGGACTCGCGGCGTGCCGCGACCGTCTCAAACCGGGCGGAATCCTCGCCGTATGGTCCGCGCAGCCGTCGGAAGCCTTCGAAACGGCTATGCGGAATGCCGGATTTGAGCAGGTAAGAACCGAAGAGATCGCCGTTGCCCGAGGCGTCCCCGACGTGGTCCATCTCGGTGTTCGCCCTGCGTAG
- a CDS encoding HAMP domain-containing sensor histidine kinase, producing the protein MTRVGVGGRKRSISIRTKLGTLVVVSVLVTTGLLTAALNAKIELRFVTIFSVIASMLITQFAAHALMSPLDEMNTVARSISHGDYTRRVRGADRNDGFGELATTINRMAEDLEAVDRHRKELVANVSHELRTPIAALRAVLENVVDGVSEADPATMRIALKQTERLGRLVETLLDLSRLDNGVVPLKAHRFEVWPYLSGVLKEANLAAAQRASSGGSGGQHTRTDVHLHLDVSPPELTAHADAERLHQVVANLIDNAVKHSPPHGRVTVRARRGSQPESLTLEVMDEGPGIPESEWHQVFERFNRGNARHGDGGTGLGLAIARWAVDLHGGRIGVAESVRGCRIQVTLPGRLPARG; encoded by the coding sequence GTGACGAGGGTGGGGGTCGGCGGACGCAAGCGCTCGATTTCGATCAGGACCAAGCTCGGCACACTCGTCGTCGTCTCGGTCCTGGTCACCACCGGCCTGCTGACCGCCGCCCTCAACGCCAAGATCGAACTCCGCTTCGTCACGATCTTCTCGGTGATCGCCTCGATGCTGATCACCCAGTTCGCGGCGCACGCGCTGATGTCCCCGCTCGACGAGATGAACACCGTCGCCCGGTCGATCTCGCACGGCGACTACACCCGCCGCGTACGCGGGGCCGACCGCAACGACGGCTTCGGCGAGCTCGCCACGACCATCAACCGCATGGCCGAGGACCTGGAGGCCGTCGACCGGCACCGCAAGGAGCTGGTGGCCAACGTCTCGCACGAGCTGCGGACCCCGATCGCGGCTCTGCGGGCCGTCCTCGAGAACGTCGTGGACGGCGTCTCGGAGGCGGACCCGGCGACGATGCGCATCGCGCTGAAGCAGACGGAGCGCCTTGGCCGGCTGGTCGAGACGCTCCTGGACCTCTCCCGGCTCGACAACGGGGTGGTGCCGCTGAAGGCCCACCGCTTCGAGGTCTGGCCGTACCTCTCGGGCGTACTGAAGGAAGCCAACCTCGCCGCCGCCCAGCGGGCCTCCTCCGGGGGCTCGGGCGGCCAGCACACCCGTACCGACGTCCATCTGCACCTGGACGTCTCGCCGCCCGAGCTGACCGCGCACGCGGACGCGGAGCGGCTGCACCAGGTGGTGGCCAACCTGATCGACAACGCGGTCAAGCACTCCCCGCCGCACGGCCGCGTCACCGTACGCGCGCGGCGCGGCTCCCAGCCCGAGTCGCTGACCCTGGAGGTCATGGACGAGGGGCCCGGCATCCCCGAGTCGGAGTGGCACCAGGTCTTCGAGCGCTTCAACCGCGGGAACGCCCGGCACGGCGACGGCGGTACGGGGCTCGGCCTCGCCATCGCGCGCTGGGCCGTGGATCTTCACGGCGGGCGGATCGGGGTGGCCGAATCGGTGCGCGGCTGCCGTATACAGGTCACTCTTCCGGGCAGGCTTCCGGCGCGCGGTTGA
- a CDS encoding helix-turn-helix transcriptional regulator: MAPVFAHGRLRLYLLKLLDEAPRHGYEVIRLLEERFQGLYAPSAGTVYPRLAKLEAEGLVTHASEGGRKVYSITDAGREELAGRGGELADLELEIRESVSELAAEIRADVSGSASDLRREMRAAAKEARGTGGSAKRDAERPFGAFPDPSDFFDGSWGNKEGWLQAKEEFKRAKQEWKEQARRAKDESRRAREDAQQARRQAKEAQEKARRVAEQVQVHFARGDWPTGVREGLAELTKEFGNLGGARKEDAAPAPEWAKEAPSGNPARDLDRLLDRFRDDIRDAARDNGVTEAQLREVRDHLTEAATRIGAALRKPGA; encoded by the coding sequence ATGGCCCCCGTATTCGCCCACGGACGTCTGCGCCTCTACCTGCTGAAGCTCCTCGACGAGGCGCCGCGCCACGGCTACGAGGTCATCAGGCTCCTTGAGGAGCGCTTCCAGGGCCTGTACGCCCCGAGCGCCGGCACCGTCTACCCCCGGCTCGCGAAGCTGGAGGCCGAGGGCCTGGTCACCCATGCCTCGGAGGGCGGCCGGAAGGTCTACTCGATCACGGACGCCGGGCGTGAGGAGTTGGCGGGCCGCGGCGGTGAACTGGCCGACCTGGAGCTGGAGATCCGCGAGTCCGTCTCCGAACTGGCCGCGGAGATCCGCGCCGACGTGAGCGGCTCCGCGAGCGATCTGCGGCGCGAGATGCGGGCGGCGGCGAAGGAGGCGCGCGGGACGGGCGGCTCCGCGAAGCGGGACGCCGAGCGACCCTTCGGCGCTTTCCCCGACCCCTCCGACTTCTTCGACGGCTCCTGGGGCAACAAGGAGGGCTGGCTCCAGGCCAAGGAGGAGTTCAAGCGCGCCAAGCAGGAGTGGAAGGAGCAGGCGCGCCGGGCGAAGGACGAGTCCCGCCGGGCCCGCGAGGACGCCCAGCAGGCCCGCCGCCAGGCCAAGGAGGCCCAGGAGAAGGCGCGCCGGGTCGCCGAGCAGGTGCAGGTCCACTTCGCGCGGGGCGACTGGCCGACGGGCGTACGGGAGGGACTTGCCGAGCTGACAAAGGAGTTCGGGAACCTCGGCGGCGCCCGCAAGGAGGACGCCGCTCCGGCCCCGGAGTGGGCGAAGGAGGCCCCCTCAGGAAACCCCGCCCGCGACCTGGACCGCCTCCTGGACCGCTTCCGCGACGACATCCGCGACGCGGCGAGGGACAACGGGGTCACGGAGGCTCAACTCCGCGAGGTCCGGGACCACTTGACGGAGGCGGCAACGCGGATCGGAGCGGCGCTCCGGAAGCCAGGAGCGTAA
- a CDS encoding DUF4097 family beta strand repeat-containing protein has product MSEWSVSEPQKLTFDEPVTALNVRIVNGTVNVVGTEEGSARLEVSEIDGPPLIVTQEGGTLTVAYEDLAWNGLLKWLDRKGWNRSAVVSLAVPADAKVAVGVVGAGAVVTGVRGRTEVRGVTGDTTLVGVSGTVGADTVSGNLEAQAVSGDLHFKSVNGNLTVFEGTGSSVRAESVSGDMVIDVDPGAGSGRPTDIGLTTVSGEIAIRLPHPADAKVEANTASGSVSNAFEDLRVSGQWGAKRITGTLGAGSGKLRASTVSGSIALLRRPAADASDTLRKEL; this is encoded by the coding sequence ATGTCCGAATGGTCCGTGTCAGAGCCGCAGAAGCTCACGTTCGACGAGCCGGTGACGGCGCTGAATGTCCGTATCGTCAACGGAACGGTCAACGTCGTAGGGACCGAAGAAGGTTCCGCGCGCCTGGAGGTCTCCGAGATCGACGGGCCTCCGCTGATCGTGACCCAGGAGGGTGGCACCCTCACCGTCGCGTACGAGGACCTCGCCTGGAACGGCCTGCTCAAGTGGCTCGACCGCAAGGGCTGGAACCGCAGCGCGGTCGTCTCGCTCGCCGTACCGGCCGATGCGAAGGTCGCGGTGGGCGTGGTCGGCGCAGGGGCTGTCGTGACGGGCGTACGGGGACGCACCGAGGTGCGCGGCGTCACCGGCGACACCACGCTCGTGGGGGTCTCCGGCACGGTCGGCGCCGACACCGTCTCCGGCAATCTGGAGGCCCAGGCCGTCAGCGGCGACCTGCACTTCAAGTCGGTCAACGGGAACCTCACCGTGTTCGAGGGCACCGGCTCGTCCGTACGGGCGGAGTCGGTCAGCGGCGACATGGTCATCGACGTCGATCCGGGCGCCGGCAGCGGCAGGCCGACCGACATCGGGCTGACCACCGTCTCCGGCGAGATCGCCATCCGCCTCCCCCACCCGGCCGACGCCAAGGTCGAGGCGAACACCGCCAGCGGCTCCGTCTCCAACGCCTTCGAGGACCTGCGGGTCAGCGGGCAGTGGGGCGCGAAGCGGATCACCGGGACGCTGGGGGCCGGGAGCGGCAAGCTCAGGGCCTCGACCGTGTCCGGGTCGATCGCCCTGCTGCGCAGGCCCGCGGCCGACGCGTCCGACACCCTTCGCAAGGAGCTCTGA